The Cucumis melo cultivar AY chromosome 9, USDA_Cmelo_AY_1.0, whole genome shotgun sequence genome includes the window TCTGTTCCCAGAGAATTTGATCTTGACTGCAGACCACAAAACTGTTAAACTTGCTGATTTTGGCCTTGCTAGAGAAGAGTCAGTAACAGAGATGATGACAGCTGAAACTGGGACTTACCGATGGATGGCTCCAGAGGTAAAATCTTGTTTGATCTGTTATTTTGGTTTGCCAATGCAACTGCTTTGTGATAGTTCACTTTGTATACTTGGTGGCAGCTATACAGTACAGTCACTTTACGAAATGGAGAGAAGAAGCATTACAATCACAAGGTGGATGTTTACAGCTTTGGAATTGTATTCTGGGAGCTTATCCAAAACAAGTTGCCTTTTGAAGGCATGTCAAATCTGCAAGCCGCATATGCGGCTGCTTTTAAGGTGACAATCATAATCAAAATACATTGAATAAAACAATCAACTGTCGAGTGGTTTCTCTGAGTTTGTATTTGTCGTCCAGTTGGTTGTTGGAGCAACTTAATGGTATAAGTTGGTAAATAAGAGTAGCTTGGTTAGATCTCTCCCTTTGGAGTTCAGagaaagaaaattgaagaaTTAGGTTCATATGAATATGATTGGCATATATCTCTCCCTGGTAAAGCTATGTAGCTACAAAATATGCGACCATATCCTTGTAGCAATAGGAGCAGATGTGATTCttttcctcttattttagtggggttttttcttttctttcttataacAATATTGGAGGAATCTCCCTGTTATGCAAGTTGTAGAACTTCCAAAATATACTTATGGCTGCAGATTTATGTGTCACGTTACTTGTTCTTATTGTTGTTTTGCCTCTTTTTGATTGAATAAATTCATGCATTGTAACTGTAAAACCATGACTAATACTTGTAATATATccgtctttttcttttttcctcttgaCACTGTTGATGCAGAATTTACGACCGAGTGCTGAGAACCTCCCAGCAGATTTGGCACCAATTGTGACTTCCTGTTGGAAAGAGGATCCGAACGATCGGCCTAACTTCAACCAAATCATACAGATGCTCTTGAAATGTCTATCCACCATTCCACAACCAGAATATGTTCCACCACCAACTATGCACCCACCTGATAATGCAGTGCTGCCACCAGAGTCTCCTGGAACAAGTTCTTTGATGGCAACCACAAGACGTGGCACTGGGGAAGTCATGAACAGTGAACTAGGAGAGAAACCGACCGGTTTCTTCTCGTGTTTCGCTGGTAACTGTTACTGATTCATCCAGAAAACACAGATTGGAGCTGGAGATCCTTACAAACCTAACCACAAATGTCATGGAAAAAAAATGGGaaagaaaaatcatttataGTTAATTGAAGAAAAATAGTGATTCAGATTTCATTAGTAGTATCTGTTTAAGCTGATAATAGGGACATGGAGTTCGTATAAGGGACTTAGAGAGAGTGTGGAGTTGGGGTTGCTGTGATGTCAACTGTAAGAACAAAGATTCATCCAAATGCCTTCTTCTCCTGCTTGTTCTTCTGTATTGAGTTTTTAAAACTGAAACATACATATTATGATGTGGCTATTTTATCTGGGTTTCAGCTGCAAATGTCacatataacaaaaattttataCCGTTATTCAACTGATGAATATATACTTTAGTTTTGAATATTTTAGTTGGATAGCAAAAGTTTAAGGAAGGATAAAATTTATTTCGCCGCTGCCGGGGATCGAACCCGGGTCACCCGCGTGACAGGCGGGAATACTTACCACTATACTACAACGACTTGTTGGTGAAGGTTGTCTAAGTAATTTTAAAACGGAAGTAAACGAGAGCAGTGGTCGCAATTTAATCACTTACATTAactttaaataacaaaaaatgtcTATGTTggtaaaagttaaaaaattatttggCATGACATAATATTTAGTATTGGCCTAAAATCTAGCTCAACTAGGGTCGTGCTTATAGTATAATTtcgaaattgaaaatttgattcCACCCgtctatatattataaaaagaattatataaGTTTATCATAATCAATATCTGGTTTATCAGGGAAAATCAATGATGATTTTTTTAGAGAAATCAAAagtttatttcaaaattttcaatgtGTATCGAGTAGGActataaactttaaaaaatatctaataaatctCTAAACTTTAAATTTGATTGCACGATAGATTATTAGATTTTAAATTATGTGTTTTATAAAGCTCATGACACATTTTAAAGTTTCTAAAATTAATGAATGTatcaaacataaaattcatTTGTAAATATAAGAAATTAATGTTATATTTGATAactacttttattttattatgtcTTGTTATCCACTTGGAAGTTTTATGCACAAGACTTTAGGTTATTCAGTTTTATATTTTCTTAAGCgttaaatgaaaattaagtGGTATGTCTAATCGGGAGATGATCTTCTTCctaaaatacaaatttattgttgttatcactttaaaataaaatcattttgaacaaaatcctatttcaagGGACTTTTATGAAGCATCTACATAATGTTAATTCATATTTGGATTTATAAAATTTTGCGCCCAAGTTTCTAAGTTGAAGTCTACCACACTCAAAGAGATGAGTAAAGGAAACTTCCTCTAATCAACTC containing:
- the LOC103498110 gene encoding serine/threonine-protein kinase STY13-like isoform X1, coding for MGSGNELCSQEFDLDAKWLVDPKQILVGPRIGEGAHGKVHKGKYKDQNVAIKIIRKGETPEEITKTEARFAREVAMLSKVQHKNLAKFIGACKEPIMVIVTELLSGGTLRKYLLSIRPRCLDFSEAVGFALDIARAMDCLHSHGIIHRDLKPENLILTADHKTVKLADFGLAREESVTEMMTAETGTYRWMAPELYSTVTLRNGEKKHYNHKVDVYSFGIVFWELIQNKLPFEGMSNLQAAYAAAFKNLRPSAENLPADLAPIVTSCWKEDPNDRPNFNQIIQMLLKCLSTIPQPEYVPPPTMHPPDNAVLPPESPGTSSLMATTRRGTGEVMNSELGEKPTGFFSCFAGNCY
- the LOC103498110 gene encoding serine/threonine-protein kinase STY13-like isoform X3 gives rise to the protein MSYVHKSLIWMLSGWLIRSKSWLGQGLGRARTAKCTRGSGTLRKYLLSIRPRCLDFSEAVGFALDIARAMDCLHSHGIIHRDLKPENLILTADHKTVKLADFGLAREESVTEMMTAETGTYRWMAPELYSTVTLRNGEKKHYNHKVDVYSFGIVFWELIQNKLPFEGMSNLQAAYAAAFKNLRPSAENLPADLAPIVTSCWKEDPNDRPNFNQIIQMLLKCLSTIPQPEYVPPPTMHPPDNAVLPPESPGTSSLMATTRRGTGEVMNSELGEKPTGFFSCFAGNCY
- the LOC103498110 gene encoding serine/threonine-protein kinase STY13-like isoform X2, with product MEILFFWMGYKDQNVAIKIIRKGETPEEITKTEARFAREVAMLSKVQHKNLAKFIGACKEPIMVIVTELLSGGTLRKYLLSIRPRCLDFSEAVGFALDIARAMDCLHSHGIIHRDLKPENLILTADHKTVKLADFGLAREESVTEMMTAETGTYRWMAPELYSTVTLRNGEKKHYNHKVDVYSFGIVFWELIQNKLPFEGMSNLQAAYAAAFKNLRPSAENLPADLAPIVTSCWKEDPNDRPNFNQIIQMLLKCLSTIPQPEYVPPPTMHPPDNAVLPPESPGTSSLMATTRRGTGEVMNSELGEKPTGFFSCFAGNCY
- the LOC103498110 gene encoding serine/threonine-protein kinase STY13-like isoform X4, with the protein product MLSKVQHKNLAKFIGACKEPIMVIVTELLSGGTLRKYLLSIRPRCLDFSEAVGFALDIARAMDCLHSHGIIHRDLKPENLILTADHKTVKLADFGLAREESVTEMMTAETGTYRWMAPELYSTVTLRNGEKKHYNHKVDVYSFGIVFWELIQNKLPFEGMSNLQAAYAAAFKNLRPSAENLPADLAPIVTSCWKEDPNDRPNFNQIIQMLLKCLSTIPQPEYVPPPTMHPPDNAVLPPESPGTSSLMATTRRGTGEVMNSELGEKPTGFFSCFAGNCY